One segment of Setaria viridis chromosome 4, Setaria_viridis_v4.0, whole genome shotgun sequence DNA contains the following:
- the LOC117853178 gene encoding F-box protein At2g26160, with amino-acid sequence MSWSDLPPELLGLVLKRLPSLADRVRLRAVCHPWRSNALLQPLPPPLPWLALRDGTFLSIPDGEIIEMPMPDDAFCYGSVDNWLFLVHSDGQCSLMNPFSEDTLKLPDLSTGWHVRLPGCPEFNPVFCKLSVPSPLESSLNPLVAIMHESWGLCIFQPPVVTDTIQGREPLEALLEISFFGGKLFAIVSRKLLNIELVEDLEHKPKISLFKCIIESSDDLLSRPEPMSSDEEYIVKPYLVECAGKLLMVNRWICGLHPAPCLDYDRTRKFDVFEADFITKPCRWRRVNDLGGHALFVSSSSSKSFPAGECSGVQENCIYFMSELSGLKLVADPLHDSGVYNMKNGVTIPLLSDTSAVPLPSYHVGPCRLTWLFATQAL; translated from the coding sequence ATGTCTTGGTCGGACCTCCCTCCGGAGCTCCTAGGCCTTGTCCTCAAGCGCCTTCCATCGCTAGCTGATCGTGTTCGGCTGAGAGCAGTCTGCCACCCGTGGCGTTCCAATGCTCTGTTGCAACCCCTACCTCCTCCGCTTCCATGGCTCGCCCTCCGTGATGGGACCTTCCTCAGCATACCGGATGGTGAAATTATCGAAATGCCTATGCCAGATGATGCTTTTTGCTATGGCTCTGTAGACAACTGGCTCTTCCTTGTGCATAGTGATGGTCAGTGCTCACTGATGAACCCTTTTTCTGAGGACACCCTGAAGCTTCCTGACCTATCAACTGGTTGGCATGTACGGTTGCCTGGTTGCCCTGAGTTCAATCCCGTTTTCTGCAAGTTATCGGTTCCCTCACCCCTGGAGTCGTCACTGAATCCGCTCGTTGCTATCATGCATGAGTCGTGGGGTCTTTGTATTTTCCAGCCACCTGTTGTCACTGACACAATCCAAGGAAGGGAACCATTAGAGGCCCTTTTAGAGATTTCATTCTTTGGTGGAAAGTTGTTTGCAATTGTCTCCAGGAAGCTCTTAAACATTGAACTTGTCGAGGACCTTGAACATAAGCCAAAGATCTCATTGTTCAAATGCATCATTGAGTCCTCTGATGATTTGTTGAGCAGGCCTGAACCCATGTCCAGTGATGAGGAGTATATAGTCAAGCCATACCTTGTTGAATGTGCTGGTAAATTGTTGATGGTGAACCGATGGATTTGCGGCTTACACCCTGCACCGTGTCTTGATTATGATCGTACTCGTAAGTTTGATGTTTTTGAGGCAGATTTCATCACCAAGCCTTGTCGGTGGAGAAGGGTCAACGATTTGGGTGGCCATGCGCTCTTTGTCAGCTCCAGTTCCTCCAAATCTTTTCCAGCTGGAGAATGCAGTGGAGTTCAAGAAAATTGCATCTATTTCATGAGTGAGCTTTCTGGGTTGAAACTTGTTGCAGATCCTCTTCATGACTCTGGTGTGTACAACATGAAAAATGGAGTTACCATTCCTTTGCTGTCAGATACATCAGCTGTGCCATTGCCATCATATCATGTTGGTCCATGCCGTCTGACATGGCTTTTCGCAACTCAAGCTCTGTGA